The Magnolia sinica isolate HGM2019 chromosome 9, MsV1, whole genome shotgun sequence genome contains a region encoding:
- the LOC131255200 gene encoding protein FAR1-RELATED SEQUENCE 5-like codes for MESQPNAGVENHNGRQTNHNEHQTNHNEETISHPYDFIPEAPKEVKPIVGMVFISENVAYDFYNEYARWCGFSIRKGSTRNSMKTGEIIMRSFICSKEGYRHRKHIEATDHKKRPRAMTRCDCKAKIVVHKNGSDRWEVKTFVEAHSHNLMSPSKVHCLRSHRHFTDSHKVVMDNMRKAGIGTAKVLNFFTNEAGGPEKMGFIDEDARNALKIQRRDKHGKSAQELLLYFQNKQRNDDNFTYAIQIDNECRLTSCFWADNISKIDYEAFGDVVCFDTTYKTNEFDMPFGPFVGVNHHKQSILFGAGLLFGETIEDFEWLFQSWLQAMGGKLPKAIITDQDPAIAAAIASVFPNTEHRLCMWHIVQKLPKKLGKVINENPSFNTDWRNCVYMCDEEAEFDALWSKMIVDYNLEENKWLQDLYTIRKMWIPAYVKKTFYAGMSTTQRSEGMNAFFDYFVSHKSTLLEFAEGYDRALQKRRHNELKLDCDTLYSIPVAITSIDIEIEMAKIYTREVFYDFQVEVKASALLVNKLVAFISSVQGRIHHKNAFSLYT; via the exons ATGGAGTCACAACCTAATGCAGGTGTAGAGAATCATAATGGACGCCAGACAAATCATAATGAACACCAGACAAATCATAATGAAGAAACAATCTCACATCCATATGATTTCATTCCAGAGGCACCCAAGGAAGTGAAACCAATAGTTGGTATGGTGTTCATTTCTGAAAATGTTGCATATGATTTCTACAATGAAtatgctagatggtgtggatttagtatACGAAAAGGTTCAACGCGGAATAGTATGAAAACAGGTGAAATAATTATGCGAAGTTTTATATGTTCTAAGGAAGGGTATCGACATCGCAAGCATATAGAAGCAACAGATCATAAAAAGAGACCAAGAGCCATGACAAGATGTGATTGCAAGGCAAAGATTGTAGTTCACAAGAATGGATCAGATAGATGGGAAGTTAAGACATTTGTGGAAGCACATAGTCACAATTTAATGAGTCCAAGTAAGGTTCATTGTTTACGATCACATCGACATTTTACAGATTCTCATAAGGTTGTCATGGATAACATGAGAAAAGCAGGTATTGGCACAGCTAAGgtgttaaatttttttacaaatgAAGCTGGAGGACCTGAGAAAATGGGTTTTATTGATGAAGATGCAAGAAATGCTTTAAAAATTCAAAGGCGTGACAAACATGGTAAAAGTGCTCAAGAGTTGCTTCTTTACTTTCAAAATAAACAGAGGAATGATGATAATTTTACTTATGCAATCCAAATTGACAATGAATGTAGATTGACATCTTGTTTTTGGGCAGATAATATTTCAAAAATAGACTATGAAGCTTTTGGTGACGTTGTATGTTTTGACACAACATACAAGACAAATGAATTTGATATGCCATTTGGTCCATTTGTCGGAGTCAACCACCATAAGCAATCTATCTTGTTTGGTGCCGGGCTTCTATTTGGTGAAACCATTGAAGATTTCGAATGGTTATTTCAATCATGGTTACAAGCTATGGGTGGGAAGCTTCCAAAGGCCATAATCACAGATCAGGATCCAGCAATTGCTGCTGCAATTGCAAGTGTATTTCCGAATACCGAGCATAGGTTGTGCATGTGGCACATTGTTCAGAAGCTTCCAAAGAAGTTAGGTAAAGTAATTAATGAGAACCCATCATTCAACACTGATTGGAGAAATTGTGTATATATGTGCGATGAGGAAGCCGAATTTGATGCATTATGGTCGAAAATGATTGTAGATTATAATCTTGAAGAAAATAAATGGTTACAAGATTTGTACACGATACGTAAAATGTGGATTCCAGCTTATGTCAAGAAAACATTTTATGCAGGGATGTCAACGACACAACGGAGTGAAGGTATGAATGCCTTCTTTGATTATTTTGTAAGTCATAAGTCAACGTTATTAGAATTTGCAGAAGGATATGATCGCGCTTTACAAAAACGTCGGCATAATGAGTTAAAATTGGATTGTGACACTTTATATAGTATACCTGTAGCAATAACCTCGATTGATATTGAAATAGAGATGGCAAAAATTTATACAAGAGAAGTATTTTATGACTTTCAAGTAGAGGTGAAGGCAAGTGCTTTACTTGTTAATAAGTTGGTG GCATTTATTAGTAGTGTTCAAGGAAGAATCCATCATAAAAATGCCTTTTCATTATATACTTAA
- the LOC131255201 gene encoding receptor like protein 22-like, whose translation MALLFSSKNNPAFLILFFLSSLLFLTTQQCNHHHFSALLHLKHRFNFIDDYTLSTLPSWNSNNTDCCSWERITCDGPTGHVISLDLSELCISGRIDFESLFHLRSLQRLNLAYNEFDPSPFPYGFDQLTSLTHLNLSHLSFYGQIPLEISRLTTLVSLDLSKNYYYNGSGYQYLKLENPSIGAVVQNLSNLSELYLDWVHILLQGQTLDLPLPTLRKLSLIDCLPSGSIYSSLSQLHFLSELNLSYNNLSSAVPSFPESLRKLILQDCSIYSSLSQLHFLSELDVSRNNLSSAVPSFPVSLRKLILQDYNNLSVQYGSGNSTFVSIPQFQSLLLRSCNISTLPNFLRNQEQLRRLDLSNNKISGEIPKWIWEGIVPSPHLLVSDFSVLDISSNKLEGSLPIPPPFIFFFSIPPCLGEIGHSLIVLNLQGNAFNGTLLQTFKEGCNIETLDLSGNQLEGQVPRSLVNCKMLEVLNLANNQIHDTFPFWSEALSQLRVFILRSNQFHGTIGHLLTNQAFPLLQIFDLSFNSFEGNLPSNMFKSWTAMMEDDKSQSLVLGKMIYGRSSIYYQNKVSVASKGLMMEVVKILTAFTVVDLSGNKFYGHIPESIGDLKSLLVLNMSNNDLTGGIPISLQNLRDLESLDLSHNKLSEEIPWQLTELTFLAVLNLSQNFLIGKIPQSRQFLTFNNESFKGNLGLCGPPLSNKCEDAKSAPSPTLSTLQFERKYDWELMWLGFGVGYGVGVGMLFWTLALWRKGRREFYIFVDGMLSLIFPSMVFSK comes from the exons ATggctctcctcttttcttctaaAAACAACCCAGCATTTCTCATTCTCTTCTTTTTAtcatctcttctctttctcactaCCCAACAATGCAACCATCATCACTTCTCTGCTTTACTCCACCTCAAGCATCGTTTTAACTTCATTGATGATTACACCCTCTCTACTCTCCCCTCTTGGAATTCAAACAATACCGATTGCTGCTCTTGGGAACGCATCACGTGCGATGGACCCACTGGTCACGTGATCAGTCTCGACCTCAGTGAGCTCTGTATCTCTGGTCGGATTGATTTCGAAAGCCTCTTTCACCTTCGAAGCCTGCAGAGGCTTAACCTTGCTTACAATGAGTTTGATCCCTCTCCATTCCCTTACgggtttgaccagctcaccagtttgacccatctcaacctctctcACTTATCCTTTTATGGCCAAATCCCACTGGAAATCTCCCGCTTGACCACTTTGGTTTCTCTCGATCTTTCTAAGAATTATTATTACAATGGTTCTGGATATCAATACctgaaactcgaaaacccaagcaTTGGAGCAGTcgtccaaaacctgtccaatctgAGTGAACTCTATCTGGACTGGGTACACATCTTACTGCAGGGCCAGACCTTAGATTTGCCACTCCCTACTCTCCGCAAGTTGAGCTTAATAGATTGTCTTCCTTCAGGTTCCAtctattcttccctttcacagctccatttcttatctgaactcaACCTCAGCTATAAcaatctctcctctgcagtgcccagcttcccagAGAGTCTCCGCAAGTTGATCTTACAAGATT GCTCCAtctattcttccctttcacagctccatttcttatctgaactcgacgTCAGTCGAAAcaatctctcctctgcagtgcccagcttcccagTGAGTCTCCGCAAGTTGATCTTACAAGATT ATAACAACTTGTCAGTCCAATATGGCAGTGGTAATTCCACATTTGTTTCCATCCCCCAGTTTCAATCTTTGTTGTTACGTTCTTGCAACATCAGCACACTTCCAAATTTCTTGAGAAATCAAGAGCAGTTGAGGCGATTGGACCTTTCCAACAATAAAATTAGTGGTGAAATACCCAAATGGATATGGGAG GGAATAGTACCATCTCCCCATCTTTTGGTGAGTGACTTCAGTGTTCTGGACATTAGCTCCAACAAGCTGGAAGGCTCACTTCCTATCCCACCAcctttcatctttttcttttca ATTCCACCATGTTTGGGTGAGATTGGTCATAGCCTCATTGTGTTGAATCTTCAAGGAAATGCTTTCAATGGCACCTTACTTCAGACATTTAAAGAGGGATGTAACATAGAAACGCTTGATCTCAGTGGGAATCAATTAGAGGGTCAAGTGCCAAGGTCTTTGGTCAATTGCAAAATGTTAGAGGTATTAAACCTTGCAAACAATCAAATACATGACACCTTCCCTTTTTGGTCGGAAGCTTTGTCCCAGTTGCGTGTTTTCatcttgagatccaaccaatttcaTGGCACCATTGGGCATCTTCTAACAAATCAAGCTTTTCCACTGTTACAAATTTTCGACCTCTCTTTCAATAGCTTTGAGGGTAATTTGCCATCAAATATGTTCAAGAGCTGGACGGCAATGATGGAAGACGACAAATCCCAATCTTTGGTCCTTGGAAAAATGATATACGGTAGAAGTTCCATATACTATCAAAACAAAGTGTCTGTAGCAAGCAAAGGGCTAATGATGGAAGTGGTAAAGATCCTTACTGCCTTCACTGTAGTAGATCTCTCAGGGAACAAATTTTATGGGCATATCCCAGAATCAATTGGAGATCTAAAGTCACTCCTTGTGCTTAATATGTCCAACAATGATTTAACAGGTGGAATTCCAATATCACTACAGAATCTAAGGGATCTAGAATCATTAGATCTCTCACATAATAAATTGTCTGAAGAGATCCCTTGGCAGCTAACAGAGCTAACATTCCTTGCAGTGTTGAATCTCTCACAGAATTTCCTCATAGGCAAAATACCACAAAGTCGGCAGTTTCTTACATTTAATAATGAATCATTCAAAGGAAACTTAGGATTGTGTGGACCTCCACTATCAAACAAATGTGAAGATGCAAAGAGTGCACCATCACCCACTTTGTCAACATTGCAATTTGAAAGGAAATATGATTGGGAATTAATGTGGTTAGGATTTGGAGTTGGATATGGAGTAGGTGTAGGGATGCTTTTCTGGACTCTAGCACTTTGgaggaagggaagaagagaatTCTATATATTTGTTGATGGAATGCTTTCTTTGATTTTTCCTTCCATGGTGTTTTCTAAATAG